Proteins from one Silurus meridionalis isolate SWU-2019-XX chromosome 3, ASM1480568v1, whole genome shotgun sequence genomic window:
- the asnsd1 gene encoding LOW QUALITY PROTEIN: asparagine synthetase domain-containing protein 1 (The sequence of the model RefSeq protein was modified relative to this genomic sequence to represent the inferred CDS: inserted 1 base in 1 codon): MCGICCVVSLSSSQCTLHNHVYERLRRRGPDHSQDITREVSDPEYACLFSAHVLHMRGSPTPQPLQDDDGNLLLWNGEVFGGLTVQPEKNDTKVILDHLSMCKSPSDVLSILGQVKGPWAIIYYQKEEHCIWFGRDFFGRRSLLLSWGLDQSSFTLTSVSSRSPGVGSSNCLEVPAVGVYRMDLRSWSKTDNLKVEVYPWGYLDSDFTWEGLPGSISFVKTDSGLVLSPRVPPMNMSITGVEPKSCQSGQTSTDNLKELLKDQDSKXTVRRLIDVLSKAIRQRVEHLPHRSNPNGAQVAVLFSGGIDSMILAVLADRYVPLDQPIDLLNVAFKLQEPKMNQGSGKKGRKKEHDDVAATLRPRFDVPDRITGRDGLQELASLNPSRKWNFVEINVTHEELRDKRVENICHLVHPLDTVLDDSIGCAMWFAARGTGFVSEGAGERQHRSTAKVVLTGIGADEQLAGYSRHRVRFKSSGLQGLVEELAMELGRISSRNLGRDDRIIADHGKEARFPYLDEDVVSFLNTLPVWEKADLSLPRGFGEKLLLRLTAVELGLGPSAVLPKRAMQFGSRIAKLENSREKASEKCTRLSSS; encoded by the exons GAGTACGCTTGTCTTTTCTCCGCTCACGTCCTCCATATGAGAGGAAGTCCGACCCCTCAGCCTCTGCAAGACGACGATGGGAATCTCCTCCTCTGGAACGGGGAGGTTTTCGGTGGGTTGACGGTACAACCTGAGAAAAACGATACCAAAGTTATTCTTGATCACTTGTCCATGTGCAAAAGTCCATCAGATGTGTTGTCCATCCTGGGTCAGGTTAAGGGACCGTGGGCGATAATTTATTACCAGAAAGAGGAGCATTGCATCTGGTTTGGGAGGGACTTCTTCGGGAGACGAAGCTTGCTTTTGAGCTGGGGTTTGGACCAGAGTTCCTTTACGCTGACCTCTGTGTCTTCTCGCTCTCCGGGTGTCGGTTCATCAAACTGTTTAGAAGTACCAGCGGTTGGCGTATACAGAATGGACTTGAGGAGTTGGTCAAAGACTGATAATCTAAAAGTTGAGGTTTATCCATGGGGTTACCTCGATTCTGATTTCACATGGGAAGGTCTTCCTGGTTCCATCTCCTTCGTCAAGACTGATTCTGGACTCGTTCTGTCGCCCAGAGTTCCTCCGATGAACATGTCCATAACTGGTGTGGAACCAAAATCTTGTCAGTCTGGTCAAACATCGACAGACAATCTTAAGGAGCTTCTAAAAGACCAGGACAGCA AAACTGTTCGGCGTCTCATAGACGTCCTCAGCAAGGCCATCCGGCAGAGGGTGGAGCACCTTCCCCATCGGTCCAACCCTAATGGCGCACAGGTGGCTGTCCTGTTTTCCGGAGGCATCGATTCTATGATTCTGGCTGTCCTTGCCGATCGATACGTACCTCTGGACCAACCTATCGACCTCCTCAATGTGGCTTTTAAACTCCAGGAACCGAAGATGAATCAGGGGTCAGGGAAAAAAGGACGGAAAAAAGAGCATGACGATGTCGCGGCAACGCTTCGACCGAGGTTTGACGTCCCGGACAGGATCACTGGGCGGGACGGTTTGCAGGAACTCGCGTCTCTAAATCCTTCGCGGAAATGGAACTTTGTGGAGATCAACGTTACGCACGAGGAGCTGAGGGACAAGAGGGTGGAGAACATCTGCCACCTGGTGCACCCGTTAGACACTGTCCTGGATGACAGCATCGGATGCGCCATGTGGTTCGCAGCCAGAGGAACCGGCTTCGTGTCGGAGGGAGCAGGAGAGAGGCAACACAGGTCGACAGCGAAG GTTGTCCTGACGGGTATTGGGGCGGACGAACAGCTAGCTGGCTACTCCAGACACAGAGTGCGGTTTAAATCCTCAGGTCTACAAGGATTGGTGGAGGAGCTGGCCATGGAGCTGGGAAGAATTTCCTCCCGGAATCTCGGACGAGACGACCGGATTATCGCAGATCACGGAAAAGAAGCGAG GTTTCCGTACTTGGATGAGGACGTGGTGAGCTTCCTGAACACCCTCCCTGTTTGGGAGAAGGCAGACCTGTCTCTGCCCAGAGGATTTGGAGAAAAGCTCCTCCTGAGGCTCACAGCTGTAGAGCTCGGACTCGGACCTTCCGCTGTACTGCCCAAGAGAGCCATGCAGTTCGGTTCTCGAATAGCCAAGCTAGAGAACAGCCGTGAGAAGGCTTCAGAAAAGTGCACGAGGCTGAGCTCAAGTtag
- the zgc:136439 gene encoding uncharacterized protein zgc:136439 isoform X2 has translation MKAVILAAGYGTRLQRDIEKDQSGHFGHLRGVAKPLLPVGDCPLVSHWLRALTRSACVDQVLVVTNALYHEAFQLWAQEFSSVQVLNDGTRSNEERLGAVACLHLALNHFAEPDDVIVIGGDTLFREDFSLRRITEHFTEVQRKSEDSNLVLSYQCKDEETSKYGILELDSDCRVQRMKEKPLPSETHSRSATRPLEERDAPGNFLSWLISRRPVYVHEISGRFDVGNLVSYQECDRYFREELRNPEVYSI, from the exons ATGAAAGCTGTCATTCTGGCTGCAGGTTATGGCACGAGGCTGCAAAGGGACATTGAGAAGGACCAGAGTGGACACTTTGGACATTTACGTGGTGTTGCGAAACCTCTACTTCCGGTTGGAGACTGCCCCCTAGTGTCCCATTGGCTCAGAGCGCTCACTCGGTCTGCGTGTGTAGATCAAGTGCTTGTAGTC ACTAATGCGCTTTACCATGAGGCATTCCAGCTCTGGGCTCAGGAGTTCTCCAGTGTTCAGGTCCTTAACGATGGGACGAGAAGTAATGAG GAGCGACTTGGGGCAGTTGCGTGCCTTCACCTGGCACTGAATCACTTTGCAGAGCCTGATGATGTCATCGTGATCGGAGG TGACACGCTGTTTAGAGAGGACTTCAGCCTCAGAAGGATCACAGAGCACTTCACTGAGGTGCAGAGGAAGAGCGAAGACAGCAACTTGGTGCTCTCATATCAGTGCAAGGACGAGG AAACGTCAAAGTACGGCATCCTGGAGCTGGATTCAGACTGCCGAGTTCAGCGTATGAAGGAAAAGCCTCTGCCGTCTGAGACACACTCGCGCAGCGCC ACACGGCCGCTCGAGGAGAGAGATGCACCTGGGAACTTCCTCTCATGGCTCATATCAAG GAGGCCGGTGTACGTCCACGAGATATCCGGCCGCTTTGATGTGGGAAACCTCGTGTCTTATCAAGAGTGCGACAGATACTTCAGAGAAGAACTTCGGAATCCAGAAGTTTATTCCATATAG
- the zgc:136439 gene encoding glucose-1-phosphate thymidylyltransferase isoform X1, protein MKAVILAAGYGTRLQRDIEKDQSGHFGHLRGVAKPLLPVGDCPLVSHWLRALTRSACVDQVLVVTNALYHEAFQLWAQEFSSVQVLNDGTRSNEERLGAVACLHLALNHFAEPDDVIVIGGDTLFREDFSLRRITEHFTEVQRKSEDSNLVLSYQCKDEETSKYGILELDSDCRVQRMKEKPLPSETHSRSACPCFYLFSRTTLPLLDIFLKEKETRPLEERDAPGNFLSWLISRRPVYVHEISGRFDVGNLVSYQECDRYFREELRNPEVYSI, encoded by the exons ATGAAAGCTGTCATTCTGGCTGCAGGTTATGGCACGAGGCTGCAAAGGGACATTGAGAAGGACCAGAGTGGACACTTTGGACATTTACGTGGTGTTGCGAAACCTCTACTTCCGGTTGGAGACTGCCCCCTAGTGTCCCATTGGCTCAGAGCGCTCACTCGGTCTGCGTGTGTAGATCAAGTGCTTGTAGTC ACTAATGCGCTTTACCATGAGGCATTCCAGCTCTGGGCTCAGGAGTTCTCCAGTGTTCAGGTCCTTAACGATGGGACGAGAAGTAATGAG GAGCGACTTGGGGCAGTTGCGTGCCTTCACCTGGCACTGAATCACTTTGCAGAGCCTGATGATGTCATCGTGATCGGAGG TGACACGCTGTTTAGAGAGGACTTCAGCCTCAGAAGGATCACAGAGCACTTCACTGAGGTGCAGAGGAAGAGCGAAGACAGCAACTTGGTGCTCTCATATCAGTGCAAGGACGAGG AAACGTCAAAGTACGGCATCCTGGAGCTGGATTCAGACTGCCGAGTTCAGCGTATGAAGGAAAAGCCTCTGCCGTCTGAGACACACTCGCGCAGCGCC TGTCCCTGTTTTTACTTGTTTTCAAGAACAACTCTTCCTCTGCTGGACATCTTCctgaaggagaaggag ACACGGCCGCTCGAGGAGAGAGATGCACCTGGGAACTTCCTCTCATGGCTCATATCAAG GAGGCCGGTGTACGTCCACGAGATATCCGGCCGCTTTGATGTGGGAAACCTCGTGTCTTATCAAGAGTGCGACAGATACTTCAGAGAAGAACTTCGGAATCCAGAAGTTTATTCCATATAG